The Janthinobacterium lividum genome has a window encoding:
- a CDS encoding alpha-E domain-containing protein, with protein MLSRTADHLFWMARYTERAENTARMLDVNMQTSMLPQSEQDAEQGWRATLGISELQSAYDHKYGRFHTRDVLDFMVRDPNNPSSILACLTGARENARAVRGTLTTEVWEIQNATWLDMQKRLKSNLLETDPSQFFEWVKYRSHLSRGVTLGTMLKDEAIHFIRLGTFLERADNTARILDVKFHGARDTSKDITQRDFYYWAALLRSVSGFEIYRKVYRDVITPARVAELLMLRGDMPRSLLACMDDVVENLKHIRNDVSADTERFAGKLHAELKFGHIDDIMKAGLHHTLTEFLENIYDLGNRVSRDFLVPLAA; from the coding sequence ATGCTGAGCCGCACTGCCGATCATTTGTTCTGGATGGCCCGCTACACGGAGCGGGCGGAAAATACGGCGCGCATGTTGGACGTCAACATGCAAACGTCGATGCTGCCCCAGTCCGAGCAAGACGCGGAACAGGGCTGGCGCGCCACCCTGGGCATTTCCGAGCTGCAAAGCGCATACGACCATAAATATGGCCGTTTTCATACGCGCGACGTGCTCGACTTCATGGTGCGCGACCCGAACAATCCGTCGTCCATCCTCGCCTGCCTGACGGGCGCGCGCGAAAACGCCCGTGCCGTGCGCGGTACCCTGACGACGGAAGTGTGGGAAATCCAGAACGCCACCTGGCTCGACATGCAGAAACGCCTGAAGAGCAATTTGCTGGAAACGGACCCCAGCCAGTTCTTCGAGTGGGTCAAGTACCGCTCGCATCTGTCGCGCGGCGTGACGTTGGGCACCATGCTCAAGGATGAGGCGATTCACTTCATTCGCCTGGGCACCTTCCTCGAGCGGGCCGACAACACGGCGCGCATCCTCGACGTGAAGTTCCACGGCGCGCGCGACACGTCGAAAGACATCACCCAACGCGATTTCTACTACTGGGCGGCGCTGCTGCGCTCCGTTTCCGGCTTCGAAATTTACCGCAAGGTCTACCGCGACGTGATCACCCCGGCGCGGGTGGCGGAATTGCTGATGCTGCGCGGCGACATGCCGCGTTCCTTGCTGGCCTGCATGGATGACGTGGTGGAAAACCTGAAACATATCCGCAACGATGTCTCCGCCGATACGGAGCGGTTTGCTGGCAAATTGCACGCGGAGCTGAAATTTGGCCATATCGACGACATCATGAAGGCTGGCTTGCACCATACATTGACGGAATTTCTGGAAAACATCTACGACCTGGGCAACCGGGTCAGCCGCGACTTCCTCGTTCCCTTGGCGGCCTGA
- a CDS encoding HAMP domain-containing sensor histidine kinase, protein MINASIDVGIRESIREFTSMHEGFRRRIAAGLSHDMRNPLAVISTSAQLLLRLADPERVVLLAHKIAEHSKRLDSMIEELLDGLSYHQGQQMPLALSQFDVLPLVHAVASQVNLQQPDKCQVSGQAVVGWWCENSLRRALENLLGNALKYGDDTPISVHVEAVHERLIVTVHNGGPAIAPEQAKRIFDYLRRENDNPAPGWGIGLPFVQNVAESHGGSIAVDSAPETGTSFIFDVPVDCRPFVQPADVPKSDT, encoded by the coding sequence GTGATCAACGCATCGATCGACGTGGGCATCCGCGAATCGATACGCGAATTTACCAGCATGCACGAAGGCTTCCGGCGCCGCATCGCAGCCGGCCTGTCGCACGACATGCGCAATCCCCTGGCCGTGATCAGCACCAGCGCCCAGCTGCTGCTCAGGCTAGCGGACCCGGAACGGGTGGTATTGCTGGCGCACAAGATTGCCGAGCACAGCAAGCGACTCGACAGCATGATCGAGGAATTGCTCGATGGCCTCAGCTACCACCAGGGCCAGCAAATGCCGCTGGCCCTGAGCCAGTTCGATGTGCTGCCCCTGGTGCATGCCGTGGCCAGCCAGGTCAACCTGCAGCAGCCGGACAAATGCCAGGTCAGCGGGCAAGCCGTCGTCGGCTGGTGGTGCGAGAATTCGCTGCGGCGCGCGCTGGAAAACCTGCTCGGCAATGCACTCAAGTATGGCGACGACACGCCCATCAGCGTGCATGTGGAAGCGGTCCACGAACGCCTGATCGTCACCGTCCACAATGGCGGCCCCGCCATCGCGCCGGAACAGGCCAAACGCATCTTCGACTACCTGCGCCGCGAGAACGACAACCCCGCGCCAGGCTGGGGCATCGGCCTGCCCTTCGTGCAGAACGTGGCCGAAAGCCACGGCGGCAGCATCGCCGTCGACAGCGCACCCGAAACGGGCACCAGCTTCATCTTCGACGTGCCCGTCGATTGCCGTCCCTTCGTCCAGCCCGCTGACGTCCCCAAGAGTGACACCTAG
- a CDS encoding alpha/beta fold hydrolase: MDLITSAVVAAIGHGAPGHAPKVIASHFQRLKQAIAKFDSAAAILAAIAALEAEPDDSQLQLALSAALSSAKVPDDMETLFAAQGLLDAVQRPFPQLPEVQAAPSPADKSAVVSNYAVVKVYFATDRQRDVGKPPAQRFSGERSITGGNGGGDGPLSYGSCDISIPRDHRMGQLESPSLWRLEFRDDPAKHVLLLSAEVQDRELFFAALTAQIRASAGKSAFVFVHGYHVSFEDAARRTGQMAYDLGFDGASVFYSWPSRGDLAAYTIDENNIEWSTPHLTAFLADFLANTEAAQVYLVGHSMGNRGLARAVAELLAAQPQLAQKITEIILSAPDIDAAIFKHDIAPKLAGARNPVTLYASSQDLALAASKAVHGYPRAGDSGASMLIVAGVETIDATGVDTSFMKHTYFAEKRSALSDMFYLIRNHARADQRFLDPVDTVAGRYWTFKP, translated from the coding sequence ATGGACTTGATTACTTCCGCTGTCGTGGCGGCCATCGGGCATGGCGCGCCCGGCCACGCGCCCAAAGTCATCGCCAGCCATTTTCAAAGGCTCAAGCAGGCCATCGCCAAGTTCGACAGCGCCGCCGCCATCCTGGCCGCCATCGCCGCGCTGGAAGCCGAGCCTGACGATAGCCAGCTGCAACTGGCCCTGTCGGCCGCCCTGTCCAGCGCGAAAGTGCCCGATGACATGGAAACCCTGTTTGCCGCGCAAGGCTTGCTCGATGCGGTACAGCGGCCTTTTCCCCAGTTACCCGAAGTGCAAGCCGCGCCCTCCCCGGCCGATAAAAGCGCCGTCGTATCCAATTATGCGGTCGTCAAGGTGTATTTCGCCACGGACCGCCAGCGCGACGTGGGCAAGCCGCCGGCCCAGCGCTTCAGCGGCGAACGCAGTATCACGGGTGGCAATGGCGGCGGCGATGGCCCGCTCAGCTATGGCAGTTGCGACATCAGCATCCCCCGCGACCACCGCATGGGCCAGCTGGAATCGCCATCGCTGTGGCGCCTGGAATTTCGCGACGACCCGGCCAAGCACGTGCTGCTGCTGTCCGCCGAGGTGCAAGACCGCGAGCTGTTCTTTGCCGCATTAACGGCCCAGATCCGCGCCTCGGCCGGCAAGAGCGCGTTTGTCTTTGTGCATGGCTATCACGTAAGTTTCGAGGATGCGGCGCGGCGCACGGGACAGATGGCCTACGACCTGGGCTTCGACGGCGCGTCCGTGTTTTACAGCTGGCCGTCGCGCGGCGACCTGGCCGCCTACACCATCGATGAAAACAATATCGAGTGGAGCACGCCCCACCTCACGGCCTTCCTGGCCGACTTTCTCGCCAACACGGAGGCGGCGCAAGTGTACCTGGTGGGACACAGCATGGGCAACCGGGGCCTGGCGCGGGCCGTGGCCGAGCTGCTGGCCGCGCAGCCGCAGCTGGCGCAAAAGATCACGGAAATCATCCTGTCCGCGCCCGATATCGACGCCGCCATCTTCAAGCACGATATCGCGCCGAAACTGGCCGGCGCGCGCAACCCCGTCACCTTGTATGCCTCTTCGCAAGACCTGGCCCTGGCCGCCTCGAAAGCCGTGCATGGTTATCCGCGCGCGGGCGACAGCGGCGCCAGCATGCTGATCGTGGCGGGCGTGGAAACCATCGACGCCACCGGGGTCGACACGAGCTTCATGAAACATACGTATTTTGCGGAAAAGCGCTCGGCCCTGTCCGACATGTTTTATTTGATACGCAACCATGCGCGCGCGGACCAGCGTTTTCTCGACCCCGTCGATACGGTCGCCGGCCGCTATTGGACGTTCAAACCATGA
- a CDS encoding transglutaminase family protein, whose product MAYESGATMVTTTAGDALALGRGVCQDHAHLFLACCHAWGIPARYVSGYIDPGTTGHAASHAWVDAWAEDTDFAGWVSIDVTHARLMTDAYCRLAIGRDYDSAAPVRGVRQGVARKP is encoded by the coding sequence GTGGCGTATGAAAGCGGCGCTACCATGGTTACCACCACGGCCGGCGATGCGCTGGCCCTGGGGCGCGGCGTGTGCCAGGACCATGCACATCTGTTCCTGGCTTGCTGCCACGCCTGGGGCATCCCGGCCCGCTATGTCTCCGGCTATATCGATCCGGGCACGACGGGCCACGCGGCCAGCCATGCCTGGGTCGATGCCTGGGCCGAGGATACGGATTTCGCGGGCTGGGTCAGCATCGACGTCACCCATGCGCGGCTGATGACGGATGCGTATTGCCGCCTGGCCATCGGCCGCGACTACGATTCGGCGGCCCCGGTACGCGGCGTGCGCCAGGGGGTGGCACGGAAACCTTGA
- a CDS encoding peptidase: MTYCIGMRLNEGLVFLSDSRTNAGVDQVGTFRKMSVFENPGDRMLVLMTAGNLSISQAIRQIVSEHVDADGRSIWNVASMYDAARIVGEAVRTVHLREAKALADCGIDFNVSIILGGQIGAERCRLFQVYSAGNFIESHDENTYFQIGEAKYGKPIIDRVINPFTRLDEAAKCALISMDSTLRSNISVGLPLDLLVYETGSLAVTRFVTIDEKNQYFRMIRDTWGEQLKHVFEGIVDPVWNAAPETTTNVLSSSNMHSKPVRVAIPDHVSRGGLTVAPLQSLAQQFSDDKQH, from the coding sequence ATGACTTATTGCATAGGCATGCGCCTCAACGAAGGCCTGGTCTTCCTGTCCGACTCCCGCACCAACGCCGGCGTGGACCAGGTGGGCACCTTCCGCAAGATGAGCGTGTTCGAAAACCCGGGCGACCGCATGCTGGTCCTGATGACGGCCGGCAACTTGTCGATCTCGCAGGCGATCCGCCAGATCGTTTCCGAACACGTCGATGCGGATGGCCGCAGCATCTGGAACGTGGCCAGCATGTACGACGCGGCGCGCATCGTGGGCGAAGCCGTGCGCACCGTGCACCTGCGCGAAGCGAAGGCCCTGGCCGACTGCGGCATCGATTTCAATGTCAGCATCATTCTGGGCGGCCAGATAGGCGCCGAGCGCTGCCGGCTGTTCCAGGTATATTCGGCCGGCAATTTCATCGAATCGCACGATGAAAACACGTATTTCCAGATCGGCGAAGCGAAATATGGCAAGCCCATCATCGACAGGGTCATCAACCCGTTTACGCGCCTGGATGAAGCGGCCAAGTGCGCGCTCATTTCCATGGATTCGACCTTGCGCTCGAACATTTCCGTCGGCTTGCCGCTCGATTTGCTCGTCTACGAGACGGGCAGCCTGGCCGTCACGCGCTTCGTCACCATCGATGAAAAGAACCAGTATTTCCGCATGATCCGCGACACCTGGGGCGAACAATTAAAACATGTGTTTGAAGGCATCGTCGATCCCGTGTGGAATGCGGCGCCGGAAACCACCACGAACGTGCTGTCCTCAAGCAATATGCACAGCAAGCCCGTGCGCGTGGCCATCCCCGACCACGTGAGCCGCGGCGGCCTGACCGTGGCGCCCTTGCAATCGCTGGCGCAGCAGTTCAGCGACGACAAGCAGCATTGA
- a CDS encoding transcriptional repressor translates to MLTSSSTPQAESLIRNTNARVTKTRVKVLDFLMAQSRSLTHHEIQQALSQDSDIDSVTLYRVLEWLTENELVHRIAGADQVWRFSAGAGHQAHEHAHFQCTKCANVTCFNEVKLPPPVLLPEGFSGGEVDYLIKGVCPRCK, encoded by the coding sequence ATGTTGACATCATCTTCTACACCGCAAGCCGAATCGCTGATCCGCAACACCAACGCCCGCGTCACCAAGACACGCGTGAAGGTGCTCGACTTTTTAATGGCGCAAAGCCGTTCGCTGACCCACCACGAAATCCAGCAAGCGCTGTCGCAGGACAGCGATATCGATTCCGTCACCCTGTACCGGGTGCTGGAATGGCTGACGGAAAATGAACTGGTGCACCGCATAGCGGGTGCCGACCAGGTGTGGCGCTTCAGCGCCGGCGCCGGCCACCAGGCGCACGAGCACGCGCACTTCCAATGCACCAAATGCGCGAACGTCACCTGCTTCAATGAAGTCAAGTTGCCGCCGCCCGTGCTCTTGCCGGAAGGCTTCAGCGGCGGCGAAGTCGATTACCTGATCAAGGGCGTGTGCCCCCGCTGCAAGTAA
- a CDS encoding circularly permuted type 2 ATP-grasp protein has product MANFFNEMTADEVGTDSKVREHYREFDNWLAQQSPETIARKRAEADLTFRRVGITFAVYGDDAGTERLIPFDTIPRIIPAAEWAQMQTGLVQRVQALNMFIHDIYHEQNIIKAGIIPAEQIYKNAQYRPEMQGIAVASDIYAHIAGVDIVRAGQGEFYVLEDNLRVPSGVSYMLEDRKMMMRLFPELFARNRIAPVDHYPDMLLDNLRSVAPMGVDDPTVVVMTPGMYNSAYFEHAFLAQQMGVELVEGKDLFVNDNSVYMRTTRGPKRVDVIYRRVDDDFLDPLAFRSDSSLGVPGLLSVYRAGRVTLANAIGTGVADDKSIYPFVPDMIKFYLSQEPILNNVPTYQCRKPADLSYVLANLAKLVVKEVHGAGGYGMLVGPASSLAQIEDFRQRLLANPGGYIAQPTLALSACPTYVEAGIAPRHIDLRPFVLSGKTISMVPGGLTRVALGEGSLVVNSSQGGGTKDTWVLEATSAFAGEKTC; this is encoded by the coding sequence ATGGCAAATTTTTTCAATGAAATGACTGCGGATGAAGTGGGTACGGACAGCAAGGTACGTGAACACTATCGTGAATTTGACAATTGGCTGGCGCAGCAATCCCCCGAGACCATCGCCCGCAAGCGGGCCGAAGCCGACCTGACGTTCCGCCGGGTCGGCATCACGTTCGCCGTCTACGGCGACGATGCCGGCACGGAACGGTTGATACCGTTCGACACCATCCCGCGCATCATCCCTGCCGCCGAATGGGCGCAGATGCAGACGGGCCTGGTGCAGCGCGTGCAAGCCTTGAACATGTTCATCCATGATATTTATCATGAGCAAAACATCATCAAGGCGGGCATCATTCCCGCCGAGCAAATCTACAAGAACGCGCAATACCGCCCGGAAATGCAGGGCATTGCCGTCGCCTCCGACATTTATGCCCACATCGCCGGCGTCGATATCGTGCGTGCGGGCCAGGGCGAGTTCTATGTGCTGGAAGACAACTTGCGGGTGCCGTCCGGCGTGTCTTACATGCTGGAAGACCGCAAGATGATGATGCGGCTGTTCCCGGAGCTGTTCGCCCGCAACCGCATCGCCCCCGTCGACCATTACCCGGACATGCTGCTCGACAACCTGCGCTCCGTCGCCCCGATGGGCGTGGATGACCCGACTGTCGTCGTCATGACGCCCGGCATGTACAACTCCGCCTACTTCGAACATGCCTTCCTGGCCCAGCAAATGGGCGTGGAACTGGTCGAAGGCAAGGATTTGTTTGTCAACGACAATTCCGTGTACATGCGCACCACGCGGGGACCGAAGAGAGTCGACGTGATCTACCGCCGGGTCGACGACGATTTCCTCGACCCGCTGGCGTTCCGCTCCGACTCCTCGCTGGGCGTGCCGGGCCTGCTGTCCGTGTACCGCGCGGGCCGGGTGACTTTGGCGAACGCCATCGGCACGGGCGTGGCCGACGACAAGTCGATCTACCCCTTCGTGCCCGACATGATCAAGTTTTACCTGTCGCAGGAACCGATACTCAACAACGTACCCACCTATCAGTGCCGCAAGCCGGCCGACCTGTCCTACGTGCTGGCGAACCTGGCGAAACTGGTCGTCAAGGAAGTGCATGGCGCGGGCGGCTATGGCATGCTGGTGGGGCCGGCGTCCAGCCTGGCGCAGATCGAGGATTTCCGCCAGCGCCTGCTGGCCAATCCGGGCGGCTACATCGCCCAGCCCACCCTCGCCCTGTCCGCCTGCCCCACGTATGTCGAGGCTGGCATCGCGCCGCGCCATATCGATCTGCGCCCGTTCGTGCTGTCCGGCAAGACGATTTCCATGGTGCCCGGCGGCCTGACCCGCGTGGCGCTGGGTGAAGGCTCGCTGGTGGTCAATTCCTCGCAAGGGGGCGGCACCAAGGATACCTGGGTACTGGAAGCCACATCCGCTTTTGCAGGAGAGAAAACATGCTGA